The Oscillospiraceae bacterium nucleotide sequence TTCGATGCACTGGTCAAGCACCATGTGAGCGGACAGTTGCGCGCCGCGCCGGAGCATGTGTGTGATACAGTTTTAAAACGCATGGGCAAGCCGCCCGCGAAAGTGTATGATAAGTTCTGTAAAGAGTTTGAGAAGCGTACCGAAAAAGAAGGGAAAAAACAGTATGTGGTGCCGTATCTGATGTCGTCGCACCCGGGCAGCGGGTTGAAAGAGGCCATCGCGTTGGCGGAATATCTGCGTGACCACAAATTGAATCCGATGCAGGTGCAGGATTTTTACCCGACGCCGTCGACGGTTTCGACCTGCATGTATTACACGGGTATCGACCCGCGGGATATGTCGCCGGTATTCGTGCCGACCGACGCGCATGAAAAGGCGATGCAGCGTGCGTTGATTCAATACAGGGAGCCGAAAAACAGGCCGCTGGTGAAGCAGGCGCTGGAAAAAGCGGGGCGCAAGGATTTGATCGGCATGGGTAAAAAATGCTTGATTAAGTAAGGAAACCAAAGCATAAAATTTTTGCCGCTCTTTTTTCAAAAAGAGCGCAAGATTCAAAGGGACGGGGTCCCTTTGTCGTGCTCCGCAGAGCGCGAAATCTTTTCCCTATAAAAAATATGGGGCTTATTAAGAGGGTCGTTCTAACCCCCTTAATGGGGGTTCGGGGGTCACTGACCCCCGTTTTGAATCGCAATGAACGATGTTACATCTTTTCTGAAGGCGAAATCCCCGTCTTAACAATTACAGAAATGACTAAAAACGCGGCGGGCATTTGCCCGCCGCGCCTTATATATTGATTTGCTTAAATTCAATTTACTCCGCTGCTTTAGGTTTGGAGGCAAGAAAGGCGAGGAACATACCGGTGGGAAAGAGCAGATAATATAGCAGGATGAAGCCGAAACGGATATAAAGGGGATCAAAAGGTGAAATGGGGTAATTGGTATAAGCCGACAACGCAATAATATGCGAATATGTCCCCGCGATGAATACCGCACCGAGCAGCACCCCGATGATGATTAAAACGGGGCGCTTTTTAAGGGCGTTGAAAGCATAAAGAATTGCAAAGACTGCGGCTGCGACCGGTATTGCATAGATCAACAGAATATAATAGGCCATCAGTAAATCATATTGCCGCAGTGTTTGGACAAACCCGTAAATGGCAGCGGGCAGCATAAACAGCGTGCCCACGCCCCAGATCAGCGACGGAGTTTTTAAATTCCTCCCTGAAGCACGCGTTGTGAAAAGCAAAATTGATACGGTCAGCAGCGCAAGGGCTTCGAGGAGTTCAAGCCCGCGAGAAAATGACGTGAAATATTCCCAAGAGAAGCTGAAATTGATCGGGTCAACCAACCGATACCCCAACAATCCGAGCGCGCCGATCAGCGTGAGAACGGCAGCCCATAGCGAGAGGCGGGATTTGGGTAAGACGGCGCAGCCCGGTTTCGGGGCGAATGCGGTATTGCTCTTCGAAAGATTTTGCACAAGTTTTTCATTCTCTGGCATATCTATTTCTCCTTTTATAATTTACTGTCCGTTATGTAAACTCGTCTTCTCCTTGGCGGAGAGGATAGTAAGGAACATACCGGGCGCACAACCGAGAATAAAAATAACACCGAAAAGGAGTGTCAACGGGTGATATAAATCATCTAAAGTGGGATTCGAAACGGAAATGACATAAGGATAAAAACCAACCATATAATATATTTTCTGACAAAATTGAATCGCCATTAGAGTGAACATCAATATTCCTGTTGTAATTGCGGTTGTTGATCTTTTAACCAGACGGAAAGAAAAGAGCAGCATCATGACGGTTGAAATAAAAGGAAAAACACCATCAATAACGAAAAGATAGGGAGAGAAACCCGCGCGGAAGAGAGAAGAAATGCTTTTAAAAAGTTGGATCGCGGGCTGCATATTAAATATCAAATTAGAAACAGACCAAGAAAAGAGAATGAAAAGCGGGATTTTAATTGTCATACCGGTAAAACGCGAAATAAGCAGCGCAACAGCAGCAGCTAAAAGAAATAATGACATTGTTCCCCATAATAATTCACTGATCGTATGATTGTTAATTAGGTAAAGGAGGTATTCCAATAAATGGCCGACAGCTCCAACCAGTAAAAGGATCACAGCCCAAAGGGAACACTTGCTGTTTCTGGGCAGAATCAGTGAACCCTTTCGCATAGACACGGCAGTTGTATTTTCGGGAATGTCGCTTTGGCCTTTTCCGCATTCGGGGCAGAAGACGTCATCTTCAAAAAGTTCTGTTCCACAGTAAGCACAGGTTTTTGGCATAACGATTCTCCTTGATGGATCATTTTCCTTATAATACCACTTTCTTTTGCTTTGGTCAATCGCCTGAAGGGAGTTTTATCGGGTTTATAATCCGGGAAACAGGTTTAAT carries:
- a CDS encoding zinc ribbon domain-containing protein, with the protein product MPKTCAYCGTELFEDDVFCPECGKGQSDIPENTTAVSMRKGSLILPRNSKCSLWAVILLLVGAVGHLLEYLLYLINNHTISELLWGTMSLFLLAAAVALLISRFTGMTIKIPLFILFSWSVSNLIFNMQPAIQLFKSISSLFRAGFSPYLFVIDGVFPFISTVMMLLFSFRLVKRSTTAITTGILMFTLMAIQFCQKIYYMVGFYPYVISVSNPTLDDLYHPLTLLFGVIFILGCAPGMFLTILSAKEKTSLHNGQ